From a region of the Zingiber officinale cultivar Zhangliang chromosome 10B, Zo_v1.1, whole genome shotgun sequence genome:
- the LOC122029854 gene encoding abscisic acid receptor PYL4-like: MTCISPTPGPSIQIPWGAGGDGGGGVAVAGAIERCTAHALPDLVAKHHEHAARPEQCCSAVVQEVAAPAAVVWSVLRRFDEPQAYKHFVKSCRVVVGNGGVGTLRELRLVSGIPAATSTERLEILDDEHHVLSFRVIGGEHRLTNYRSVTTLHPSEPPTGTGQQGTVVVETYVVDVPPGNTKEDTRVFLDTIVKCNLHSLARIAETHCRHGDATAIAT, translated from the coding sequence ATGACTTGCATTTCTCCCACCCCCGGTCCCTCGATTCAGATCCCGTGGGGCGCAGGTGGTGACGGCGGCGGAGGCGTGGCGGTGGCGGGGGCGATCGAGCGGTGCACGGCGCACGCGCTGCCGGACCTGGTGGCCAAGCACCACGAGCACGCGGCGAGGCCGGAGCAGTGCTGCTCGGCGGTGGTGCAGGAGGTGGCGGCGCCGGCGGCGGTGGTCTGGTCGGTGCTGCGCCGCTTCGACGAGCCGCAGGCGTACAAGCACTTCGTGAAGAGCTGCCGCGTGGTGGTCGGCAACGGCGGCGTGGGCACGCTCCGCGAGCTGCGCCTCGTCTCGGGGATCCCGGCGGCCACCAGCACAGAGCGGCTCGAGATCCTCGACGACGAGCACCACGTCCTCAGCTTCCGGGTGATCGGGGGCGAGCACCGCCTCACCAACTACCGGTCCGTCACCACTCTCCACCCATCAGAACCACCGACCGGCACAGGGCAACAAGGCACGGTGGTCGTGGAGACTTACGTGGTCGACGTGCCGCCAGGGAACACCAAGGAGGACACCCGCGTCTTCCTCGACACGATCGTCAAGTGCAACCTCCACTCCCTGGCGCGCATCGCCGAAACCCACTGCCGCCACGGCGACGCCACCGCCATTGCCACTTAA